From the genome of Streptococcus marmotae, one region includes:
- a CDS encoding aspartate kinase, giving the protein MKVTKFGGSSLASATQLEKVFTIVQADSERRFIVVSAPGKRDSNDTKVTDALIKYYKEYIDGKDVSVSQEWIINRYQAMVDELDFPGKCMKKIKDSILGLATLPIEDNDFLYDAFLAAGEDNNAKLVAEYFTYKGIPARYIHPKKAGIIVSSEPGNARILPSSYDKIEELNKADEVLVIPGFFGVTVDNQICTFSRGGSDITGSIVAAGVKADLYENFTDVDGIFAAHPGIIHNPHSIKELTYREMRELAYAGFSVLHDEALLPAYRGRIPLVIKNTNNPDHPGTRIVLKHSDHTLPVVGIAADDGFVSINLSKYLMNREIGFGRKVLNILEDLNIRWEHMPTGIDDLSLVLRSRELTPIKEEEILRQLNSKLEVDKAEIEYGLSIIMIVGENMKSHVGVTATATAALSQENVNLTMISQGASEVSVLFAIKTEEKEKALKALYKAFFG; this is encoded by the coding sequence ATGAAAGTGACTAAATTTGGCGGTAGTTCCCTCGCATCAGCTACCCAACTTGAAAAAGTATTCACTATTGTCCAAGCAGATTCAGAACGTCGATTCATCGTCGTATCTGCTCCCGGTAAACGAGATAGTAACGACACTAAGGTAACCGACGCTCTTATTAAATATTACAAGGAATATATAGACGGTAAAGATGTTTCTGTCAGCCAAGAATGGATTATCAATCGCTATCAAGCCATGGTAGATGAGCTAGATTTCCCAGGCAAATGCATGAAAAAAATCAAAGACAGCATTTTAGGACTTGCAACACTACCGATTGAGGACAATGACTTTCTCTATGATGCTTTTTTAGCAGCAGGAGAAGATAACAATGCCAAATTAGTTGCCGAATATTTCACCTATAAGGGTATTCCTGCCCGCTATATTCACCCTAAAAAAGCAGGTATCATTGTTAGTTCAGAACCTGGAAATGCACGCATTTTACCTTCTAGCTATGATAAAATCGAAGAATTGAACAAGGCCGACGAAGTCCTTGTCATTCCTGGATTCTTTGGGGTAACAGTTGATAACCAAATCTGTACCTTCTCTCGCGGTGGCTCAGATATTACTGGTTCTATCGTTGCTGCTGGTGTTAAGGCTGATCTCTATGAGAACTTTACAGATGTTGACGGTATTTTTGCTGCTCATCCTGGAATCATCCACAATCCACATTCTATCAAGGAATTGACCTATCGTGAAATGCGGGAGTTGGCCTATGCTGGATTCTCTGTCCTTCACGACGAAGCCCTACTTCCTGCCTACCGCGGTCGCATTCCGCTTGTCATTAAAAACACCAATAACCCTGACCACCCTGGTACACGTATTGTACTCAAACATAGCGACCATACCTTACCCGTTGTCGGAATCGCAGCAGATGACGGCTTTGTCAGCATCAATCTGTCGAAATACTTGATGAACCGAGAAATCGGATTTGGTCGGAAAGTCTTAAACATCCTCGAAGATCTCAATATTCGTTGGGAACATATGCCGACTGGAATCGATGACCTCTCACTTGTTTTACGCAGCCGCGAATTGACACCAATCAAGGAAGAAGAAATCCTCCGTCAGCTCAATTCTAAGCTCGAAGTCGACAAGGCAGAAATCGAATATGGATTATCGATTATCATGATTGTTGGTGAAAACATGAAGAGTCATGTCGGGGTAACAGCTACCGCAACAGCTGCCCTCTCTCAAGAAAATGTCAACTTGACCATGATTTCTCAAGG